The Candidatus Methylomirabilota bacterium genome segment ACCCCGGGCGGGAGTCGTCCAGGCGATTCGGGTCGCCGAGGGCCAGACGGTCCAGGAAGGGGACGTCGTCGCGGTTCTGGAGTAAGGATCACGGCGGGCAGGGAGCCGACCATGGGGATGCGGGAGCTGGTCGAGGAACTGCGGCAGCGCCGGGCACGCATCGCCGAGCTCGGCGGCGCGGCGGCGGTGGCGCGCCAGCACGAGGGCGGCAAGCTGACGGCCCGGGAGCGGCTCGCCTTCCTGTTCGACCCCGACACCTTCGTCGAGATCGGTGCCCACGCGACCCACCACGCCGAGCTCGCCTCGATGGCTGGCCGGGAGACCCCCGCCGACGGCGTCGTCACCGGCTTCGGCCGAATCGATGGACGCCCGGCCTGCACCATCGCGTACGACTTCACGGTGATGGCGGGGTCGATGGGACGGACGGGCGAGGTGAAGTGCGCCCGGGTGCGGGAGATGGCCCTTACCCAGCGGGTGCCGCTGGTATGGCTCATCGATTCAGCCGGCGCGCGGATTCAGGAGGCGGCCGGCGGGGGCTGGTTCGCGTCGTCGGGGTACCTGTTCCGGGAGGAAGTCGTCCTGTCCGGCGTGGTGCCGCTGGTGGCGGCCATGATGGGCCCCGGGGCCGCCGGCACGGCGTACATTCCCGGCCTCGCCGACTTCGTGCCGATGGTGAAGGGGACCAGCCACATGGCGCTCGGCGGTCCCCCGCTGGTAAAGGCCGTGGTCGGCGAGGACGTGGATCCGGAGGAACTCGGGGGCTCGCGCGTACATACGGAGATCTCGGGGGTCGCCGACCTCGAGGTCGTGGACGACGAGGCCTGCCTCCGGGCCGTCAAGGATTACCTCGCCTACTTCCCATCCTCGAACCTGGAGGCGCCGCCGCACCGGCCGACGCCGGACCCCGTCGATCGCCGGGACGAGGGCTTGCTCGACGTGGTGCCCGAGAGCCCGCGCCGGGCCTACGACATGCACCGGGTCATCGAGCGAATCGTGGATGAGGGTCGCTTCTTCGAGCTGAAGCCGGCCTGGGCCCGGAACCTCATCGTGGGTCTGGCCCGAATGGGCGGACACAGCGTGGGCATCGTGGCCAACCAGCCGCTCCACCTGGGTGGCGTCCTGGACGTCGACGCGGCCGATAAGGCCGCGCGGTTCGTCATGCTCTGCGACGCCTTCGGGATCTCCCTCGTCTTCCTCCAGGACGTGCCGGGCTTCATGGTGGGGTCCAAGGTCGAGCGGGAGGGCATCATCCGCCATGGAGCCAAGATGCTCTACGCCGTGGCGGAAGCGACGGTGCCCAAGGTCACCGTGATCGTGCGGAAGGCCTACGGAGCCGGCTACTACGTGATGTGCGGCCGGGCCTACGAGCCGGATCTGATCGTGGCCTGGCCGACCGCCGAGATCTCGGTGATGGGACCCGACGGCGCGGTCAACATCATCTCTCGGAAGCAGGTCGCCGCGGCCGCCGAGCCGGAGGCCGAGCGCCGGCGGCTGGTCGAGGAGTTTCGGCGGGTGATCAACCCCTACGTCGCGGCGGGCCACGCCCACATCGACGACGTCATCGATCCGCGGGAGACGAGGCCGGTCGTGATCCGCGCGCTCGAGGCCACGCGAGGCAAGCGCGTCGAGCGCCCGTGGAAGAAGCACGGGGTCATGCCAGTCTAGCTTCCCCGGGGGGAGGCTTCGGAGGGACCGTTGAGGCCCCCTCCGGGGTCAATTCTCGACGAAGCTCTTGAGGCCTCGGCCGCGGAGAGGCGAGCGGAGCTTTCGCAGGGCCTTCGCCTCGATCTGGCGAATCCGCTCGCGGGTGACGTCGAACCGCTGGCCCACCTCCTCTAGGGTGTGCTCGCCTTCCTCGCCGATCCCGAACCGGAGGCGCAGGATCTCCGCTTCCTTGGGGCTCAGGCTGGACAGTGCCCGCTCGACCTGGACGGTCAGGTCCTGAGTCAGCAGCGAATCCGCCGGGGACGGGGTCCGCTTGTCCTCGAGGAAGTCGCCGAGATCGGAGTCCTCGCCGATGGGCGTCTCCAACGAGAGCGGCTTCCGTGAGGACTCCAGGATGAGCCGCACTTTCCGGAGCGGCAGGCCGCTCCGCCGGGCGATCTCCTCCGGGGTGGGCTCCCGGCCGAGCTCCTGGAAAAGCCCTCGGTTCACCCGCGAGAGCCGGTTGAGCGTCTCGATCATGTGGACCGGGATCCGAATCGTCCGGGCGTGATCCGCGATCGCGCGGGTGATGGCCTGGCGGATCCACCACGTCGCGTACGTGGAGAACTTGAAGCCCCGGCGATACTTGAAGCGGTCCACGGCCTTCATGAGGCCGATGTTGCCCTCCTGGATGAGGTCGAGGAGGGGCATGTCATGGTTCAGGTAGCGCTTGGCGATCGAAACGACCAGGCGAAGGTTGGCCTCCATGAGCGCCTTCTTGGCCTGGCGGACCTCGAACTCGCCCGCGTCCACGTCGCGCAGGAGCGTCACCAGCCGCCGGTGGGGCAGACCCACTTCGGTCTCGATCTCCCGCGTGCGACGCCGGAGGGCCGTCCGCGCGCCGTCGCCATCGCGGGGGGCGAGCTCCAGGGTCTTCACCAGGCGCGTCAGCTCCTGGGCCAGCCCGCGAACCCGGCCCACCCACCGGTCGACCACCATGGGCTTGAGCGGGAGGTTC includes the following:
- a CDS encoding acyl-CoA carboxylase subunit beta; the encoded protein is MGMRELVEELRQRRARIAELGGAAAVARQHEGGKLTARERLAFLFDPDTFVEIGAHATHHAELASMAGRETPADGVVTGFGRIDGRPACTIAYDFTVMAGSMGRTGEVKCARVREMALTQRVPLVWLIDSAGARIQEAAGGGWFASSGYLFREEVVLSGVVPLVAAMMGPGAAGTAYIPGLADFVPMVKGTSHMALGGPPLVKAVVGEDVDPEELGGSRVHTEISGVADLEVVDDEACLRAVKDYLAYFPSSNLEAPPHRPTPDPVDRRDEGLLDVVPESPRRAYDMHRVIERIVDEGRFFELKPAWARNLIVGLARMGGHSVGIVANQPLHLGGVLDVDAADKAARFVMLCDAFGISLVFLQDVPGFMVGSKVEREGIIRHGAKMLYAVAEATVPKVTVIVRKAYGAGYYVMCGRAYEPDLIVAWPTAEISVMGPDGAVNIISRKQVAAAAEPEAERRRLVEEFRRVINPYVAAGHAHIDDVIDPRETRPVVIRALEATRGKRVERPWKKHGVMPV
- a CDS encoding sigma-70 family RNA polymerase sigma factor — encoded protein: PRSKRKPEELGEDPTALTGELVSADKVEDVLATLDIQPAAPGDEPMAPTVEELEPPAEEEEPEALEESLSPEDPVRLYLREIGRIPLLTAEREVVLGQQMERGQERVRRAVMAVPLVRRELVTLSERLRKHEVAPEAFLEAPDGTELADAEFRRVLGVFAQIRRLDRELTDLEAARGRARKAESRKAIQEWIAQNHQNRVRLLGNLPLKPMVVDRWVGRVRGLAQELTRLVKTLELAPRDGDGARTALRRRTREIETEVGLPHRRLVTLLRDVDAGEFEVRQAKKALMEANLRLVVSIAKRYLNHDMPLLDLIQEGNIGLMKAVDRFKYRRGFKFSTYATWWIRQAITRAIADHARTIRIPVHMIETLNRLSRVNRGLFQELGREPTPEEIARRSGLPLRKVRLILESSRKPLSLETPIGEDSDLGDFLEDKRTPSPADSLLTQDLTVQVERALSSLSPKEAEILRLRFGIGEEGEHTLEEVGQRFDVTRERIRQIEAKALRKLRSPLRGRGLKSFVEN